The genomic stretch CGTGTCAGCCGCAGTTATGCGCTGTGTTTTTTAGCTTTGACCTATTTGCCTTGAAATTTCATTTATTGCCACGATCGAAGTATGTAATAAATCTTGTGCTTCATCAATATCGTAAAATTTTTCCGGATGTTGGGTCGGATTACGATAATTTTTTCTTATGTTATCTAAATGATCAATTAAGCTCTGGCTTGGCTTTGGTTTCTTTTTATTTTTTAGTTTTTCAACCATCGGTCCCCACATCGGTTTTTGCAATCTATTAGTTTTTACATAGTGAAAATAAAGTTGTTTTACCATTTCTTCTACAGCTCTCATTATGTGGAAAGCAGATGAAGTTCCTAAATTTAAGGCGATACATTGACATGCAAAATTAAAATCATTTTGTGCATTAATTGTCAATTTTTGCCAGGTATCTTTTGCAAGTAATGACTTCGAATCTTCTAGCAGCACGGTTACTTCAAAACGCTTGCTTGTTAGTAAGTATACTTTTTTTAACTGTAGTTCGGAATCAAGCGCTGGATCTGCTTTTTTTATTAGATTTTCTAATTCAGTAGCAATTTCTTCACTAATAATTGACTCCTCGTCAATATGTGACAATTTCTCCATAATTTCTTCTAGAGGTTCTATGATAATTTGTGAAGTTACGGGAAGTGAATATTTTTTTCTTTCCTTCAGATGATCTGCGATTCGTCTTGTGACATTTTTAACTTTCTTTTTTGTTATATTTTCAGTAAAAATACGATAGTTATATCCGAATCGATAGTAGCTATAAATGCTTTGCTCTTTCATTTGTTTTTAATTATACTTTGTAAATTGTTCTTAAGAATTTTAAAACATAGCGCATAACGAACTAGGCTACACGACGTTGTCCGTAGCTGAGCCTCGCAGAGGCGTTAGCGTCGGCGCGCCTTCTTGCGGCGCAAGAAGCGTGACGGAGGACAATGTGCCTTTAGGCCGAGCGAGGGCGACAGTCCCGAGCGGAGCGTGTCAGCCGCAGTTATACGACGTGTGGCTTATACACTAGCTAAAGTTTTCTTTCCCTTCTTGATAACAATCTCTCCACCTAAAGTGTGGATTAATTTTGAAAGAACAAGTAGGGTAGGGTTGTCTTGTTTCCCACTTCTAATTTCTTGAATTACAGTGCTAGAAACATTTGCTTTTTTAGAAAGTTCTCTTACAGAAACTTTTTGAGATTCCATTAATTCAATTAAAGTTTCAGAAAGATTGAGAGCATCATATTCCTTTTCAAATTTAGCTTTGAAGGATTTATCTTTCATCAAACGATCAAATGTAGATTTAGTAGTAGATGCCTTTTTTACTTCTTGTTTCATAATCTTCCCTTCTTTTGATTGCTCTAATTTTTTCGTTTT from Leptospira ryugenii encodes the following:
- a CDS encoding helix-turn-helix domain-containing protein, with protein sequence MKQEVKKASTTKSTFDRLMKDKSFKAKFEKEYDALNLSETLIELMESQKVSVRELSKKANVSSTVIQEIRSGKQDNPTLLVLSKLIHTLGGEIVIKKGKKTLASV